In Centroberyx gerrardi isolate f3 chromosome 11, fCenGer3.hap1.cur.20231027, whole genome shotgun sequence, the following are encoded in one genomic region:
- the srrt gene encoding serrate RNA effector molecule homolog isoform X1, whose protein sequence is MADSDDEYDRRRRDKFRRERSDYDRSREREDRRRDDWNDREWDRGRERRSRGEYRDYERGRRERFSPPRHDMSPQQKRMRRDWDDHGGEPYHGGYDLGYGGGGGPSYAPPQHWGHPDLHLMQPHHGIPIQARLGNIHDMDLGPPPPIMKSFKEFLISLDDSVDETEAVKRYNEYKIDFRRQQMQDFFLAHKDEEWFRSKYHPDEANRLKAEAQSALQNRLNVYVFLMENSWFDNVSLDIERTQAIIKVLDAAVIKMEGGTDHDLRILDMPSEEEEEREKSVAVSGGTEPPKREDLKTVDGDRKPPAEKDKNEKEESSSSSTERGAARAAEGETEKEETEKEAAKEEMPEPKKLRRKRKHSGDSEDEASASESDSDSDSDSNSNSSDKPAKKEEMEDKDEEEEDGEAIDKEIKEEKPKEEVEEDKKEEKKPKDDAPRPRPLHRTCSLFMRSIAPTISKAEIVALCRRYPGFLRVCLSDPHPERRFFRRCWVTFDRSINIKEVCWNLQNIRLRDCELAPGVNRDLARRVRNVNGITQHKQVLRNDIKLAAKLIHALDEKGDLWSHKSQEEGQSTELPAQNPILKNITDYLIEEVSAEEEELLGSVSGVDPEEGTKEGNPTETTVERDDKLVKVLDRLVLYLRIVHSIDYYNTCEYPSEDEMPNRCGMVHVRGPIPPNRITQGEVLQWQKMMEEKLSPLFSLKEILSEEEAGKMGRKDPEQEVEKFVSANTQELGKDKWLCPLSGKKFKGPEFVRKHILNKHGDKIEEVKKEVSFFNNFLMDAKRPSLPEMKLPPLPGPGQGVLSPNMPFPPQAPQGPMGFGQPRPPVMGYGGGPPYPPNQYGGGRGNYDNFRGQGGYLGKPRNNRMTRGDPRNIIEYRDLDAPDDVDFF, encoded by the exons ATGGCAGACAGCGACGATGAATACGATCGCAGGAGAAGAGACAAATTCAGACGGGAGAGAAGTGACTATGATCgttcaagagagagagaagacaggcgCAGAGATGACTGGAACGacag GGAGTGGGACAGGGGCAGAGAACGGCGTAGCCGTGGAGAGTACCGGGATTATGAGCGGGGTCGTAGGGAGAGATTCTCCCCGCCCAGACACGACATGAGTCCCCAGCAGAAACGCATGAGAAGAGACTG GGACGACCACGGCGGAGAACCTTACCATGGGGGATACGACTTGGGATACGGTGGCGGTGGAGGCCCCAGCTATGCCCCACCGCAGCACTGGGGCCACCCTGACCTGCACCTCATGCAGCCTCATCATGGCATCCCCATCCAGGCGAG GCTCGGTAACATCCATGACATGGATCTGGGTCCTCCCCCTCCAATAATGAAGAGCTTTAAGGAGTTTCTGATCTCCTTGGATGATTCTGTGGATGAGACCGAAGCAGTCAAACGCTACAATGAGTACAAGATTGACTTCCGCCGACAGCAGATGCAGGACTTCTTTTTGGCTCACAAAGATGAAGAGTG GTTCAGGTCCAAGTACCACCCAGATGAGGCGAACCGACTTAAGGCCGAGGCCCAAAGTGCCCTGCAGAACCGTCTGAATGTCTACGTATTCCTGATGGAGAACAGCTGGTTTGATAACGTCTCCTTGGACATTGAACGTACCCAAGCCATCATCAAGGTCCTGGATGCAG CTGTGAtaaagatggaaggagggacaGATCATGATCTTCGTATCTTGGACATGCCatctgaggaggaagaagaacgGGAGAAGTCAGTAGCTGTTTCAGGGGGAACCGAACCTCCCAAGAGAGAAGATCTCAAAACCGTAGATGGCGACCGCAAACCTCcagcagagaaagacaagaatGAAAAG GAGGAGAGCAGTTCTTCCAGCACAGAAAGGGGCGCAGCAAGAGCAGCAGAAGGGGAAACCgagaaagaggagacagagaaagaggctgCCAAAGAAGAAATGCCTGAACCCAAGAAG ctgaggaggaagaggaagcacagtggagacagtgaagATGAAGCCTCTGCCTCGGAGAGTGACTCTGACTCGGATTCAGACTCCAACTCCAACTCTTCTGACAAACCTGCCAAGAAGGAAGAGATGGAAGacaaggatgaggaggaagaggatggggaAG CTATTGACAAAGAGATTAAAGAGGAGAAACCAAAGGAGGAAGTTGAAGAGGataagaaagaagagaagaagccCAAGGATGACGCTCCCAGACCGCGGCCTCTCCACAGGACCTGCTCTCTGTTCATGAGGAGCATCGCTCCCACCATTTCCAAGGCTGAGATTGTTGCT ctgtgtcGGCGATATCCTGGCTTCTTGCGTGTTTGCTTATCTGACCCCCACCCAGAGCGCAG GTTTTTCAGACGCTGCTGGGTGACGTTTGACCGCAGTATCAACATCAAGGAGGTCTGCTGGAACCTTCAGAACATTCGA CTGCGAGACTGTGAACTGGCACCAGGGGTGAACAGGGACCTGGCCCGCAGGGTGCGCAACGTTAACGGCATCACTCAGCACAAGCAGGTGCTCCGCAATGACATCAAGCTGGCTGCCAAGCTCATCCACGCCTTGGATGAGAAAGGGGACCTGTGGAGCCACAAGTCCCAGGAAGAGGGGCAGAGCACTGAG TTGCCAGCTCAGAACCCCATCCTGAAGAATATCACTGATTACCTGATAGAGGAGGTGAgcgctgaggaggaggagctccTGGGCAGTGTGAGCGGGGTGGATCCTGAGGAGGGCACCAAAGAAGGAAACCCCACGGAGACCACCGTGGAGAGGGACGACAAGCTAGTTAAG GTTTTGGACCGTCTGGTTTTGTATCTGCGCATCGTCCATTCCATTGACTACTATAACACCTGTGAATACCCCAGTGAGGACGAAATGCCCAATCGCTGCGGCATGGTCCATGTACGTGGACCCATCCCTCCCAACCGCATCACACAGGGAGAAG TGCTACAGTGGCAGAAGAtgatggaggagaaactgagtCCCTTGTTCAGTTTAAAAGAGATACTGTCTGAAGAAGAGGCAGGCAAGATGGGCCGCAAGGATCCTGAGCAAGAGGTGGAGAAGTTTGTGTCTGCCAACACTCAAGAGCTGGGAAAGGACAAGTGGCTCTGCCCCCTTAGCGGCAAGAAATTCAAG GGCCCAGAGTTTGTGCGCAAACACATCTTGAACAAACATGGGGACAAAATTGAGGAAGTGAAAAAGGAGGTGTCATTCTTCAACAATTTCCTCATGGATGCCAAGAGACCGTCCCTGCCAGAGATGAAACTACCCCCCCTACCAGGCCCAGGACAAG gTGTGCTTTCTCCCAATATGCCATTTCCCCCTCAAGCTCCCCAGGGACCGATGGGCTTCGGCCAGCCTCGTCCGCCAGTGATGGGCTATGGAG gtGGACCTCCTTACCCACCCAACCAGTATGGAGGAGGCCGAGGTAACTATGACAACTTCCGGGGACAAGGTGGCTACCTGGGGAAGCCACGCAACAACAG GATGACACGGGGCGATCCACGCAACATCATTGAGTATCGTGACCTGGACGCACCAGATGACGTTGACTTCTTTTAG
- the srrt gene encoding serrate RNA effector molecule homolog isoform X2, which produces MADSDDEYDRRRRDKFRRERSDYDRSREREDRRRDDWNDREWDRGRERRSRGEYRDYERGRRERFSPPRHDMSPQQKRMRRDWDDHGGEPYHGGYDLGYGGGGGPSYAPPQHWGHPDLHLMQPHHGIPIQARLGNIHDMDLGPPPPIMKSFKEFLISLDDSVDETEAVKRYNEYKIDFRRQQMQDFFLAHKDEEWFRSKYHPDEANRLKAEAQSALQNRLNVYVFLMENSWFDNVSLDIERTQAIIKVLDAAVIKMEGGTDHDLRILDMPSEEEEEREKSVAVSGGTEPPKREDLKTVDGDRKPPAEKDKNEKEESSSSSTERGAARAAEGETEKEETEKEAAKEEMPEPKKLRRKRKHSGDSEDEASASESDSDSDSDSNSNSSDKPAKKEEMEDKDEEEEDGEAIDKEIKEEKPKEEVEEDKKEEKKPKDDAPRPRPLHRTCSLFMRSIAPTISKAEIVALCRRYPGFLRVCLSDPHPERRFFRRCWVTFDRSINIKEVCWNLQNIRLRDCELAPGVNRDLARRVRNVNGITQHKQVLRNDIKLAAKLIHALDEKGDLWSHKSQEEGQSTELPAQNPILKNITDYLIEEVSAEEEELLGSVSGVDPEEGTKEGNPTETTVERDDKLVKVLDRLVLYLRIVHSIDYYNTCEYPSEDEMPNRCGMVHVRGPIPPNRITQGEVLQWQKMMEEKLSPLFSLKEILSEEEAGKMGRKDPEQEVEKFVSANTQELGKDKWLCPLSGKKFKGPEFVRKHILNKHGDKIEEVKKEVSFFNNFLMDAKRPSLPEMKLPPLPGPGQGVLSPNMPFPPQAPQGPMGFGQPRPPVMGYGGGPPYPPNQYGGGRGNYDNFRGQGGYLGKPRNNR; this is translated from the exons ATGGCAGACAGCGACGATGAATACGATCGCAGGAGAAGAGACAAATTCAGACGGGAGAGAAGTGACTATGATCgttcaagagagagagaagacaggcgCAGAGATGACTGGAACGacag GGAGTGGGACAGGGGCAGAGAACGGCGTAGCCGTGGAGAGTACCGGGATTATGAGCGGGGTCGTAGGGAGAGATTCTCCCCGCCCAGACACGACATGAGTCCCCAGCAGAAACGCATGAGAAGAGACTG GGACGACCACGGCGGAGAACCTTACCATGGGGGATACGACTTGGGATACGGTGGCGGTGGAGGCCCCAGCTATGCCCCACCGCAGCACTGGGGCCACCCTGACCTGCACCTCATGCAGCCTCATCATGGCATCCCCATCCAGGCGAG GCTCGGTAACATCCATGACATGGATCTGGGTCCTCCCCCTCCAATAATGAAGAGCTTTAAGGAGTTTCTGATCTCCTTGGATGATTCTGTGGATGAGACCGAAGCAGTCAAACGCTACAATGAGTACAAGATTGACTTCCGCCGACAGCAGATGCAGGACTTCTTTTTGGCTCACAAAGATGAAGAGTG GTTCAGGTCCAAGTACCACCCAGATGAGGCGAACCGACTTAAGGCCGAGGCCCAAAGTGCCCTGCAGAACCGTCTGAATGTCTACGTATTCCTGATGGAGAACAGCTGGTTTGATAACGTCTCCTTGGACATTGAACGTACCCAAGCCATCATCAAGGTCCTGGATGCAG CTGTGAtaaagatggaaggagggacaGATCATGATCTTCGTATCTTGGACATGCCatctgaggaggaagaagaacgGGAGAAGTCAGTAGCTGTTTCAGGGGGAACCGAACCTCCCAAGAGAGAAGATCTCAAAACCGTAGATGGCGACCGCAAACCTCcagcagagaaagacaagaatGAAAAG GAGGAGAGCAGTTCTTCCAGCACAGAAAGGGGCGCAGCAAGAGCAGCAGAAGGGGAAACCgagaaagaggagacagagaaagaggctgCCAAAGAAGAAATGCCTGAACCCAAGAAG ctgaggaggaagaggaagcacagtggagacagtgaagATGAAGCCTCTGCCTCGGAGAGTGACTCTGACTCGGATTCAGACTCCAACTCCAACTCTTCTGACAAACCTGCCAAGAAGGAAGAGATGGAAGacaaggatgaggaggaagaggatggggaAG CTATTGACAAAGAGATTAAAGAGGAGAAACCAAAGGAGGAAGTTGAAGAGGataagaaagaagagaagaagccCAAGGATGACGCTCCCAGACCGCGGCCTCTCCACAGGACCTGCTCTCTGTTCATGAGGAGCATCGCTCCCACCATTTCCAAGGCTGAGATTGTTGCT ctgtgtcGGCGATATCCTGGCTTCTTGCGTGTTTGCTTATCTGACCCCCACCCAGAGCGCAG GTTTTTCAGACGCTGCTGGGTGACGTTTGACCGCAGTATCAACATCAAGGAGGTCTGCTGGAACCTTCAGAACATTCGA CTGCGAGACTGTGAACTGGCACCAGGGGTGAACAGGGACCTGGCCCGCAGGGTGCGCAACGTTAACGGCATCACTCAGCACAAGCAGGTGCTCCGCAATGACATCAAGCTGGCTGCCAAGCTCATCCACGCCTTGGATGAGAAAGGGGACCTGTGGAGCCACAAGTCCCAGGAAGAGGGGCAGAGCACTGAG TTGCCAGCTCAGAACCCCATCCTGAAGAATATCACTGATTACCTGATAGAGGAGGTGAgcgctgaggaggaggagctccTGGGCAGTGTGAGCGGGGTGGATCCTGAGGAGGGCACCAAAGAAGGAAACCCCACGGAGACCACCGTGGAGAGGGACGACAAGCTAGTTAAG GTTTTGGACCGTCTGGTTTTGTATCTGCGCATCGTCCATTCCATTGACTACTATAACACCTGTGAATACCCCAGTGAGGACGAAATGCCCAATCGCTGCGGCATGGTCCATGTACGTGGACCCATCCCTCCCAACCGCATCACACAGGGAGAAG TGCTACAGTGGCAGAAGAtgatggaggagaaactgagtCCCTTGTTCAGTTTAAAAGAGATACTGTCTGAAGAAGAGGCAGGCAAGATGGGCCGCAAGGATCCTGAGCAAGAGGTGGAGAAGTTTGTGTCTGCCAACACTCAAGAGCTGGGAAAGGACAAGTGGCTCTGCCCCCTTAGCGGCAAGAAATTCAAG GGCCCAGAGTTTGTGCGCAAACACATCTTGAACAAACATGGGGACAAAATTGAGGAAGTGAAAAAGGAGGTGTCATTCTTCAACAATTTCCTCATGGATGCCAAGAGACCGTCCCTGCCAGAGATGAAACTACCCCCCCTACCAGGCCCAGGACAAG gTGTGCTTTCTCCCAATATGCCATTTCCCCCTCAAGCTCCCCAGGGACCGATGGGCTTCGGCCAGCCTCGTCCGCCAGTGATGGGCTATGGAG gtGGACCTCCTTACCCACCCAACCAGTATGGAGGAGGCCGAGGTAACTATGACAACTTCCGGGGACAAGGTGGCTACCTGGGGAAGCCACGCAACAACAGGTGA
- the mogat3b gene encoding 2-acylglycerol O-acyltransferase 3b: MKQEKTQWKEFLETVSVLQWVLSFLLLGVACIVLLVCLMFTSLWPLSTVYFIWLVKDWQTPERGGRRTAFVRNWSVWKHLRDYFPIKLVKTAELNPNKNYVLGCHPHGIMSAGAFTCFSTESCGFTEAFPGVRSSLAILAGLFRIPLFREYIMSAGLFPVSKPSLVHLLSKSGKGNAVVIVIGGAAESLASSPGVNTVVMRQRKGFVRVALEFGADLVPIYSFGENELFRQVIFSEGSIGRKLQDLFKKIMGFAPCLFVGERLAWLPYRTPITTVVGSPISVPKRVLPTEEEVDHYHGLYMEALSKLFHEHKVSCGLSESHELRII, translated from the exons ATGAAGCAAGAAAAAACTCAGTGGAAGGAGTTTTTAGAGACTGTCAGTGTTCTGCAATGGGTACTATCCTTCCTCCTCTTAG GAGTGGCTTGTATTGTGTTGCTGGTGTGTCTTATGTTTACCTCTCTGTGGCCGCTCTCCACTGTGTACTTCATATGGCTGGTGAAGGACTGGCAAACCCCTGAAAGAG GGGGCAGGAGAACGGCATTTGTGAGGAACTGGAGCGTATGGAAGCACCTCAGGGACTATTTTCCAATCAAG CTGGTGAAGACAGCGGAGCTGAATCCAAACAAGAACTACGTCTTGGGCTGTCACCCGCATGGCATCATGAGTGCCGGAGCCTTTACCTGTTTCAGCACAGAAAGCTGTGGCTTCACTGAGGCGTTTCCCGGGGTGCGCTCCTCCCTGGCTATACTGGCTGGCCTCTTCAGGATACCACTCTTCAGGGAGTACATCATGAGTGCAG GCCTCTTTCCGGTCAGCAAGCCCAGTCTTGTGCACCTCCTTTCAAAAAGTGGCAAAGGAAATGCAGTGGTGATAGTGATAGGGGGAGCGGCCGAGTCTCTGGCGTCGTCCCCCGGAGTCAACACAGTGGTCatgaggcagaggaagggaTTTGTCAGGGTGGCCCTTGAGTTTGG GGCCGACCTGGTGCCCATTTACTCATTTGGGGAAAACGAGCTGTTCCGCCAGGTGATTTTCTCAGAGGGCAGCATAGGGCGGAAGTTACAGGACCTGTTCAAAAAGATCATGGGTTTCGCCCCTTGTCTGTTTGTTGGTGAGCGCTTGGCATGGCTGCCCTACAGGACTCCCATCACTACTGTTG TGGGAAGTCCCATCTCTGTGCCAAAGCGTGTTTTACCtactgaggaggaggtggaccACTACCACGGCCTTTACATGGAGGCCCTGTCTAAGTTATTCCATGAACACAAGGTCAGCTGCGGACTCTCCGAAAGTCATGAGCTTCGGATCATTTAG